In Xiphophorus hellerii strain 12219 chromosome 4, Xiphophorus_hellerii-4.1, whole genome shotgun sequence, a single genomic region encodes these proteins:
- the nrn1lb gene encoding neuritin 1-like b, translated as MKSRPGAAAVLLPIALCLSLAPVCLGAAIPAACGTIYKSFAQCLISLGDSLAETQKDQNTQDIDSICRSWNTFHVCAGSALAGCPGEAAAIWESLRQESRKAQFSGNLYDMCASRTTLPPSTLPAPDSSATSDQTNKETLKGHAHKHGSTSISVLLPVCSMLLLLSLKS; from the exons ATGAAGTCCCGTCCAGGAGCTGCGGCCGTGCTGCTGCCCATCGCTCTCTGCCTCA GTTTGGCTCCGGTGTGTTTGGGCGCTGCCATCCCCGCTGCGTGTGGAACCATCTACAAGAGCTTCGCTCAGTGTCTCATCTCACTCGGGGACAGTTTGGCGGAAACACAAAAAGACCAGAACACACAGGACATCGACTCaatctgcag GTCCTGGAATACTTTCCACGTCTGTGCCGGCTCCGCCCTGGCCGGCTGTccaggagaagcagcagctaTCTGGGAGTCTCTGAGACAAGAGTCCAGGAAGGCCCAGTTTTCCGGAAACCTCTATGACATGTGCGCCAGCCGGACCACTCTCCCCCCCAGCACTCTGCCTGCACCCGACAGCTCTGCCACCTCGGACCAGACGAACAAGGAGACTCTGAAGGGCCATGCACACAAACACGGCTCCACCAGCATCTCAGTGCTGCTGCCTGTGTGcagcatgctgctgctgctgtccctCAAGAGTTAG